A single Triticum dicoccoides isolate Atlit2015 ecotype Zavitan chromosome 2A, WEW_v2.0, whole genome shotgun sequence DNA region contains:
- the LOC119355197 gene encoding amino-acid permease BAT1-like: protein MAGAEVVDSGEKRLNELGYKQELRREMTLFKTLAISFSTMTLFTGITPLYGSSLQYAGPASLVWGWVVVSFFTWFVGIAMAEICSSFPTTGSLYFWAAHLAGPVWGPLASWCCAWLEAIGLIAGIGTQAYAGSQVLQSIILLCTGTNKGGGYLAPRWLFLVMYLGLTFIWAVFNTFALEVIAFLDVISMWWQVVGGTVIVIMLPLVAKTTQPASYVFTHFETTPEVTGISSGAYAVVLSLLVSQYSLYGYDAAAHLTEETKGADKNGPIAILSSIGIITVFGWVYILALTFSIQDFSYLYDPANETAGTFVPAQILYDAFHGRYGSSTGAIVLLFIIWGSFFFGGLSITTSAARVVYALSRDRGVPFSSVWRKIHPTRKVPGNAVWLCAAVCALLGLPILWINVVFTAITSIATIGWVGGYAVPIFARMVMREEDFRPGPFYLRGASRPVCLVAFLWICYTCSVFLLPTVYPIKMDTFNYAPIALGVVLGLIMLWWVVDARKWFTGPVRNIDEQADHNAGSDGNGNVKV from the exons ATGGCCGGGGCGGAGGTGGTGGACTCCGGCGAGAAGCGCCTCAATGAGCTCGGCTACAAGCAGGAGCTCCGGAGGGAGATG ACGCTGTTCAAGACGCTGGCCATCTCTTTCTCGACGATGACGCTCTTCACGGGGATCACGCCGCTGTACGGCAGCAGCCTCCAGTACGCCGGGCCGGCCAGCCTCGTGTGGGGCTGGGTCGTCGTCTCCTTCTTCACCTGGTTCGTCGGCATCGCCATGGCCGAGATCTGCTCCTCCTTCCCC ACAACTGGCTCCCTCTATTTCTGGGCTGCTCATCTCGCTGGCCCGGTGTGGGGTCCATTGGCATCCTGGTGCTGCGCTTGGCTGGAGGCCATAGGCCTCATTGCCGGAATTGGTACTCAG GCCTATGCAGGATCCCAGGTGCTGCAGAGCATAATCCTGCTCTGCACCGGCACCAACAAAGGCGGCGGCTACCTGGCCCCTCGCTGGCTGTTCCTCGTCATGTACCTCGGGTTAACCTTCATCTGGGCCGTGTTCAACACTTTCGCCTTGGAAGTCATCGCCTTCCTCGACGTCATCTCCATGTGGTGGCAG GTGGTCGGCGGCACGGTCATAGTGATCATGCTGCCGCTGGTGGCGAAGACGACGCAGCCGGCGTCGTACGTGTTCACGCATTTCGAGACGACGCCGGAGGTGACCGGGATCAGCAGCGGCGCCTACGCGGTGGTCCTGTCCCTCCTGGTGAGCCAGTACTCGCTGTACGGCTACGACGCGGCGGCGCACCTGACGGAGGAGACCAAGGGCGCCGACAAGAACGGCCCCATCGCCATCCTCTCCAGCATCGGCATCATCACCGTCTTCGGCTGGGTCTACATCCTCGCCCTCACCTTCAGCATCCAGGACTTCAGCTACCTGTACGACCCGGCCAACGAGACCGCCGGCACCTTCGTCCCGGCGCAGATACTCTACGACGCGTTCCACGGCCGGTACGGCAGCTCGACGGGCGCCATCGTGCTGCTCTTCATCATCTGGGGCTCATTCTTCTTCggcggcctctccatcaccaccagcgCCGCCCGGGTGGTGTACGCGCTGTCGCGGGACCGCGGCGTCCCCTTCTCCAGCGTGTGGCGCAAGATCCACCCCACGCGCAAGGTGCCCGGGAACGCGGTGTGGCTGTGCGCCGCCGTGTGCGCGCTGCTGGGCCTGCCCATCCTGTGGATCAACGTGGTGTTCACGGCCATCACCTCCATCGCCACCATCGGCTGGGTGGGGGGCTACGCGGTGCCCATCTTCGCCCGGATGGTGATGCGGGAGGAGGACTTCCGCCCGGGGCCGTTCTACCTCCGGGGAGCCAGCCGGCCCGTCTGCCTGGTGGCGTTCCTGTGGATCTGCTACACCTGCTCCGTCTTCCTGCTCCCCACCGTGTACCCAATCAAAATGGACACCTTCAACTACGCGCCCATCGCGCTCGGCGTCGTCCTGGGGCTCATCATGCTCTGGTGGGTGGTCGACGCCAGGAAGTGGTTCACGGGACCCGTCAGGAACATCGACGAGCAGGCCGACCACAACGCCGGCAGCGACGGCAATGGCAATGTCAAGGTCTGA